CCCATTAATGGTTCTCGTTCCTGCTCTGCTTCCCGTATTTTATCCAAAAGAGACCAATAGGCACTCTCGCCAAGCACCATTTTCTGGTACTGCTGCTGAACTTTTCCCAGCTGGGTCAAAATTCTGGCCAACAAAAACACTAACACCATAACTTCGGCCATGGGAATATGTAAACAAATCAGAGAAACATATAACCCAAGGATCAAAATCAGAGTAATCATTGGCTCTTGTAGAGCCTTTAAGGCTTCTTTGCTTACCACCTGTTTACGCAACGCCTTGTTCAACCGGCTGGCTTCACTGACTAGAATTGCTTCAGCCAGATTCTCTCTGGCCATGGCTTTCATGGGTTTTATAGCCTGCATACTGTCAGTTAGCCGGGATAATAATTTTTGCAGCAAATCAGTCTGTTTGGCCCCAGCCCGTCGGGCTTTTTTCACCAATTTACTGAATGCCAGGAGAAAAATCACTGCAGCCAGAAGAGATATTGCTGTAGCTTTCCAGGAAACAAGTACGGCAACACCGATATAAACCAATGACTGCAACAGTTTTGCCACCATAGTGGCACCACATAAATACGCTTGTGAAGCACGCATAGCTTCCGTCGCCACCGCATTAGCCTGGCTGCCAACCGGCTGGCCCACGTAATATTCCCAACGAGCGGCAATCAATGCCCTGATTAAACCCAAACGCAAATCAGTTGCCACATGGGCAACAGTATAACCCACTTTTTTTTTAGCCAGCAAAACCAAAATACTTTTAAGTACAATGGCCACAACAATAACGAGCAATAAATTTTTAGCCCCTGGTTCAAGACCGATGGCCGCCAATGTTTTGACCACAAATTGTCCTGCCCGGTTATCGACAACCGTAGTCGCGGCACCAGAGCCAAAACCGCCTACGGTCATACCCAACAAAGGCAGAAGGGCAACCAGGCCAAAACCTTCAGCAACACCGGCCAGCAATAAAGCCAATAACATCATAATACTGGGATAAAGATAAATTCGGAAGAAACTCTGGAGGAGGCGCATGAATTTATTACCGTAAGCGGCTGGCAGCTATTCCGCAAAGTGTTGATTGATCACCGGGAAATTAACAGGAAACGGTCGTAAAGGCAGCAATAATTCGGGAAATCTGTTCAGATGTATGGGCGGCACTGACGCTGCAACGAAGCAAACAACCCCCATCCGGAGTAGCGGGAGGCAGCACCAGATTTGTATAAACTCCCTCTTTCAGCAATCCCTGCCAACAGGAAAAGGCTTTTTCAGCCTCTTTAAGCCGTAGCGAAATAACCGGACTGGGCTCCGGTCCCAGGACATATCCGAGATCCTTCAATCCCTGGTATAACCGGTTGGCATTTTCCCACAACTGCCGGCGTAGTTCAGGACGATGCTGAATAATCTTCAGGGCCTCCCTGGTTGAGGCAATGGCGGAAGGAGAAGATGAGGCAGTAAAAATATAAGGTCGGCTGGCATAACGAATCAACTCCAACTCAGGATGGTTGCTGA
This Pseudomonadota bacterium DNA region includes the following protein-coding sequences:
- a CDS encoding ABC transporter ATP-binding protein produces the protein MRLLQSFFRIYLYPSIMMLLALLLAGVAEGFGLVALLPLLGMTVGGFGSGAATTVVDNRAGQFVVKTLAAIGLEPGAKNLLLVIVVAIVLKSILVLLAKKKVGYTVAHVATDLRLGLIRALIAARWEYYVGQPVGSQANAVATEAMRASQAYLCGATMVAKLLQSLVYIGVAVLVSWKATAISLLAAVIFLLAFSKLVKKARRAGAKQTDLLQKLLSRLTDSMQAIKPMKAMARENLAEAILVSEASRLNKALRKQVVSKEALKALQEPMITLILILGLYVSLICLHIPMAEVMVLVFLLARILTQLGKVQQQYQKMVLGESAYWSLLDKIREAEQEREPLMGVHIPKLNHEVSLKNVSFSYGDCQLFNNVSLKFPLNSFTALVGVSGVGKTTIADLITGLCRPQQGEIYVDDLPLQVIDLRLWRRMIGYVPQDPLLLHDTVFANVTVGETGIGESEVESALKAAGAWEFVSAMPQGMYSDIGERGGKLSGG